The Ascaphus truei isolate aAscTru1 chromosome 12, aAscTru1.hap1, whole genome shotgun sequence region gccccggccattgccaaaccgcttgtctccctaatcaactctatcctgtctgcaggccatatcccacaggcctggaaaactgccagagttgtcccagtctACAAATGTGGGGACAATAACACTGTCTCCAACtgcagaccaatctctcttctcccaataccatccagagtcatggaaaaatgtgtccactcccaattaagcgattactataccaagacacatTTCTTTAGCCAACTCTAAGCCCtcgtccatgctccctgctggcgtactgaggcgcagggaaagcgagtgctttccctggccttacagttgcttaccgcacgcgctgtcagcgggccatcagggggcgggcgcgtctctggccgggggcgggccagtgacatcacggagctggttcgccctcattgggcgaaccactcacttgaccggcctgtcgcgccggcaagcgggggaattttaaattcccctaagacctgcgcttccgcatgcgtgcggaagcgcaggtgagcccctactaaagccgctctaattgcgactgtaggggctcagtgctgagcgggagcgcgcctcagcacgcttccgccagcaagcggtaaacGTGGCCAAGGCCTAACCTAGCTTTTGCCCCAaaccactccacagtaactacccttcTAAAAGTTTGCAGTGAgattcagtgtggaatggaactgggacaactcactagtgcaatattcctagattttgcaaaggcttttgatagtgCTGATCATATTATCTTGTTAAATaagctccagtgctctggaataggggaacatgctttaaactacctatcaggtagatcccaacatgtgtctatctcgggttctaactccaaccccttgcaTGATGTCACCTGTGGGGTCTCGCAAGGCTCAGTTTTGCGGCCCCtaatcttctcagtgttcattattgaactacctacagcttgtaaggaagcttcaatacacatgtatgcagatgacacaatcctatatgcacacagccatagcctcactgaccttgaacacatacgtcagtctgatttttcaagacttgaaaactggatttcccaaaacaaactgtttttaatcactgacaagactgtaacaatggtatttgggaccaaggctaaatttctaaagctaccaatgactgagctacagattagaaccaacgctaataccaccctaactcctgttactagttttaaatacctgggcatatggtttgactcccacttaacattcgggatgcacattgataccctgacatccaaaacttaagccaaactaggtgtactttacaggaacaaacccTCCCTAAGCCtgttggtcagaaagcgtatcgcacagcatatgctaatgccaattatagacaatGGGGACATGGTATatagctcggcaccccaaacccaccttaacaaACTGGACACTTTCTACAATtaatatgccgctttgttctccaatgcaactaacacacacatcactgcgaaatgctcaaagaactagattgaccatcacttgagtctaggcacaaagtttatctttcctgtcttgccttcaaatcctttctgggcaagctacccgcctatctgaacaagctcctcacccctaccacatgcagcacgtatcatctgagatctgacgccaaaagactgttcatggtcccaaggttcaacaaagtatccggccgctcctccttctcttaccgtgcacctcacacctggaacagtctcccggagactctcacagccgccaccagtctaagttctttcaagactaaagctgtctcacattttaatctggtctgtaactgttacatgcgcctataacatatattatctttaactgttcattaaatgtctttaaatataatgtataaccctgttcatttaatgtaaccttgtaCTGTTATCAtaactccgtgcccaggacatacgtgacaacgagaggtaactgtgaacgtattacttcctggtaacacatttttataaataaataaaacgctCCCCGTGACAGGCGCATTTCTTTATGTCTGTCTTTTAGGCTCTGTTTTCCTTCCTGCTGCCTGGTCACACCAGGTTAAGGAATCAGATCAGTGACGTTCTAGACTTGGACCTCATCAAGCAGGAAGCACAGAATGGCGTGCTGAATATTCCCAAGCTGGCAGAGTTCACCATCGGGATGATGGGGACCCTGTGTGCGCCAGCTCGGGATGAGGAGGTCAAAAAGCTCAGGGATATAAAAGAACCCATTCCCTTGTTCAGGTATGGGAGGGATATTCATAACAATGCCAATTTTCAATAACAATATTAATctcttcactgctagagagatctGAAGTGCATTGCTAAGATAAGGCAAATATACTAAACACATGTGACAGTTCAAAGTTCTGTATTGGTCGTAGTGgtaaaataacaaaggagggagagggaggaggttgTGTGATACCTCTTATTGGACcaagttgatatgttacaagctttccaacctctcaagGTCCTTCTTCAGGTATAAATGCATAGATATAACTGATGAAGAACTCTGACAGGTTGGAACgcttgtaacatatcaaataTTAGTTGGTCGAATAAAAGGTATCAGACTACCTACTCGTTCTCCCTCCTTTGTTGCCAACATACATAGCACTGGGATTCTTTTATCCAAGGGTAAAGCTTTTGAAGTCTTGTCTGGTGTATCTAAAAGGACATGTCATTATTCTTCTGGTCTTACAACCTCATATATTTTTTCTCTCGCCCATGAGCTGAGATCTAGATGAGATAATGACCTCTGCCCTTCTTGTCCTGCAGAGCGATCTTCTCTGTCCTTGACCTGATGAAGTTGGACATGGCCAACTTTGCAGTGAGCAGCATTCGTCCACACCTGATGGAGCAGTCGGTGGAGTATGAAAGAAAGAAGTTCCAAGACTTTTTTGAGAAGCAGCCAAGTATGAATTCTGTTTCCTTGCTGGTTATTCAGTGATATGCTtgaattatatttaatatatggtgCTCTAATATCCTTCTGTATTACAATTACATGTGGTCACTGAAACACATCCATTGCAATTATATTGACATGCATATTTGACAATCGCCCCTACATTCAACTACTGGCTCAAGAAAATTGCTGTCagccatttgtttttttaaattcctgGTTGGAAAACACTTTTTACGCTAAAAAAAGTTGGACTCTATTTTCATGTATAATATCACCCAGGGACTGAATTAAAACACAttagagggggggaaaaaaacccagtATTTTCATATCTCAGATTAACAAGGATAAGATTTAAAAcaattgtgtgtgtataattgGTTATAAAATTCCTTCAAAAAGTAGAAGCTGCCAGAATTACTAGCAGACGAGGGGGGATAGTTGATCTACTTGGTTGTGTTGGGAGActcacagagacagcaggtgaaggaTTACGTTCGGTGGATGGCAGTGCGTGACTACGATGGTTGGTAGATACCTCTGTAGGTCCATATTCATATAGCATATTGTTTCCGGTCCAGATTCTCCTTGAAGAAACCTATTTCTTAGTACACATttgccgttcctgtttgcatgcCGGAAATGAAAGTGTTCTGtgcaaaaacaacaacaacaaaatctcTCCCGTAGACTGTCTTGAATTTGTCACAACGTGGCTACAAGAAGCGGCGGACGACCTAATGACTCGTAGATCTAAGGATGGTGCACCTCCTGACGAAGAAGCTGGCGCTGCTAGCGGTTCACTGTGCCCAgcgtctgtgctgaatcaggcgTACATgaagctgctgacatgggatcaCGGACGCAGACCGTTCCCTGAAGTATGTGTTCTTCTCCCTGCTCGCCGAACTACACGAGCATCGATGTGTAGACACAATGTAATCACTTTGTTGGTGTGGTTCAGGTCGGAACACATGGGTGCGGCAGCTGAATGGGACAACATTATGAGTGGGAAAGGAAATCTCTGATCATGTTTTACAGTATGGGTTAATCTATAAACCTAATCTGTGGCTGTTTGATGCAGTATTATTATATAGGTGCCCTTCAAAGCAGTATTATATAGGTGCCCTTCCAAACACCTGCACAGAAAACAATAGTGTCACAATATTTACAGCTGCCACTTCTTACCCGTCCCTAAGGTGTCGGAAGCCCCCCAGAAATCCCTCGGTGCCTATCACTGCTGCATATATCCACCACGCAAATCATTAATGTGCTAACCAGCATATATATTGGTTCTTAAGGGCTTCCAGGCCTGTGTAGTAAAGcacagtctccctctctcccggaGATGCCTGCACACTGGGTTACTATCCAATATTGGTACTAACTGTACCCCAATCCGAACGATCAAGCAGTGCTACAATAGCCTTTTAACATATCTGTATTTTGTGTCTTTTTGCACTGCCCCCAGTATTTTAACCATTGCAATTAGCACAGATTTAAAGGTGCATTTTATGCATTCTTCTCCCATTTAACCACCTACACCGCTTATTTGGGGATTACTCTATACactcccccattgtctctcacatTGGACAGTGCAGAACCTGTAAACAGAAAGGTGCAGTTCTCTGGGTCATCTTATTAACTCTTGGTACTACACTAGGTAGAGAGTGCGCGCAGGTAGAGAGCGCGCGCAGGTAGAGGGCGCGCGCAGGTAGAGGGTGCGCGCAGGTAGAGAGTGCGCGCAGGTAGAGGGTGCGCGCAGGTAGAGGGTGCGCGCAGGTAGAGGGCGCGCGCAGGTAGAGGGCGCGCGCAGGTAGAGGGTGCGCGCAGGTAGAGGGTGCGCGCAGGCAGAGGGTGCGCGCAGGCAGAGGGTGCGCGCAGGCAGAGGGTGCGCGCAGGCAGAGGGTGCGCGCAGGCAGAGAGCGCGTGCGCAGGCAGAGAGCGCGTGCGCAGGTAGAGAGCGCGTGCGCAGGTAGAGAGCGCGTGCGCAGGTAGAGAGTGTGCAGGTAGCGAGCGCCCGCAGGTAGAGAGTGTGCGCAGTTGGGGCTTTCTATTCCCTTTCTTTGAAGGGAATTCTGTCTCTCTTTTTGCCATTTATATTATTCCCTGTGCAGGTGGTCTCAagtgcagtcctcaagccccccaaacaggtcaggttttcaggatatcccagcttcagcacaggtggctcaatcagaggctcagtttttgactgaagctgggatatcctgaaaacctgatttgctgggggggcttggggacaggagttgagccccctgcttcAGTGCACCTAACTGTAACTAACACGGTTTGAGCGGGTAGACCTTCTCTGTCTATTACAATAGAGGAACAACGTCTGTGTGGGAAGCATTGTCCAGATAATGGTTtctcatagcactgacagtatacacagtgctgtacacagaTCGTTACAGGCATACGTTTACCATTCCATTCCATCATCTCATGaagagatagtgacttgcccaaggtcatgaAGAGATGTGACACGGGGATGTCAATCATATTCACCAGTGTCCTTAAAATGAAGATATTCCGTCAGCTGAGTCTTGTAGGGCTGGAGGACTGGATGTAACATGTGCTACAGACTGTAACGTTGGGGGACTAGAGGGTTGTAATAAGGTAATATTAGACATGACACTACAGAAGGTCCTCGTTATCCGTTGCGTCACTTTACGACGCGTCGCAATGCAATCCTGTGGGGCCGTTTTCCGACACCAGAATGCCTTATCGCTGAGGTGCGCAAAAGGGGGGGGGCAttagattttccagggggggtgcgggggttacagagggtcccatgctctcccccaaggcatttaaattaaattccgtgggactgcgcgaggcctctgtatattcccttaccttggctcccaGCGACGCGTcatcatggcaatgtgacatcacatgaccccgctgcgtcatttgatgccaaagCCATGGTAAGGGGGGGGACAGACAGCATGCTTGAGGCACATCCGGAAAAGTTTGCGAACCCCTGCCTTATCCGACGCTTACCAcagctgattaacatgggactcactttacaacggtttcactatccaacgctccGTCCAGaccggattccgttggataaccgaggactgcctgtatgcttATATTCTCCCCCATACAATGAGTGTTGTTTTTATGTATGCTGTTTCATGCAGGTCCCTTTAACACAAAGGGTGTAATACTCTACTAGCTAATATATTCTGTCCGTAGAACAAAACCCTGTCACTTCTTGTCCATGGAGTAGAAATGTACCATTGTCTTGTACAGTATTAGACTTAAAACCCAATGATGGCAAATCTTCGCCGAACTAATATAACCGGCAGGATCTGATGTCTTGAATGTGTGTTTTTTCACCAGACGGTGTTAATGGATCAAACCCGTTTCCAGGAGATGCAGCTGCTGCTGACCCAGCTCACTGTCCTCGGCACCGTGCTCCTGATTATTCATAATTCTGCAGGTTCTGCGCTCTCCGGACTCCCCAAATTCCTGGACAGGATGAAGACCCTTATCCGAATATTACTAGAAGGAATGGGCACCCCGTAAGTAGATTGGTAAAACTGATGCCGTACAGGAGTTTTGTTACaaaggggggacggggggaggtgTAAAATGACACTGGTGCCCAGAGCCGTCATAAGAATTTTTGGGGGCCCTGGGCTGCGTATATTGGGGGCCCCACCCACACTTAAATACAAATTCAGTATGTTTTTATTCGACAATATTCAAAACTTCTATTGAATTCTGCAAATGTGTTATTCCCTTGTCCCTCCCTTCCCCCGTTTTGCAGTTAGAGAGCATTTTACTTTTAGCATACCTTTGCTGCTATAGTGTGTGACATTGCTACATAGTTTTGTTCTTGTGCTTTTCGGattaaaatattcattttttggCATGTACCCTAGTTAGTTGTTGTTATTATGACCATCATTTTTGGTCATTGAGTGCTGGGGACGCCCCTTCCTTTTTTTTCTCCACCACTAAGGGTGTCGCACTACGGCTTCAGCAAGTTTGTAGATGGCACCGACGACATTGACGGATTTCTCAAGGTGTTTGAGGATCAGTGTCACCGGTTCTGTGTGCCAGAGTGGGACGGGATTTAGCGTTTGTCCCCGCTGTTGACCGGAAGACCTTCCAGGGGATCCCAACAACGCACAGCAATGATTACCAGCATGTAAAGGCTCTTTCAGTGTACCAGTATGCCCTCACACCAGAGGCATACCGGAGAATGTTCCGGTCCGGGGAGAAGTCTGCCCGGGACACTCACATGATGTTTGCCGCCCGGCTCACTCAGCATGGCACCCAGTGGGTGGAAGGGTGCAAAGCCACCAAGTACCACAGTTTGCTGGATTTAATGTTCAAGGAACAGTTTTTACAATGGTGCCAGCCTGTGGTGAGAGATTGGGTGTTTGATCGCAAACCCACCACTTTCCGGGACGCAGCCAGGCTGGATGGTGAATATGTTTCCAGCCGCGCGCTGTCAGGCAGGAAGTTGCCTGTCCAGAATGGAGCCACCACGGCTCGGGCACAGAGTACAATACCAGCACTCCATACGGCGATTTCTACCCCATCAGCAAGTGGCACAGCAGAGGGGGCAGACGGGCATCAGGTTGCAGCTGTCGGGCCGCCTTCCAACGATGGGAGGATGAAGCATTTGAGGCCAATGACCATCAGAGTTCACCAGGCAGCCGGCCTCATTGACTCCGGTGCCACTGTCACTCTGGTGAGACCTGATATGGTCAATCCAGAGGATCTGCTCCCGGGCACAGGGATGCAGGTAACCATGCCAGACGGGGGACCTAGGTCAATCCATGTCGCCGGGGTGTTACTTGACTGGGGTGCCGGTCAAGGTATGAGGAATGTAGGTGGTTTGCCTGGGTTGGATACTGATGTTCTGCTCGATCATAACCTTGGCAAAGGGGCATCCTTTGCGGAGGATGCTGCTCCGGTAGCAGCCATCACCACGAGCCAAAGCAGGGCACTTGCCCAGACAGGGGAGCCTTTGGTACCCCTGCCCACTGAGGATGtcactgtccccctgcatttgggaccaacagatCCAGAAGTCCCTGGGGAGTCCAGTAACCCCAGTCTGGGGCAACGCTCCCCAGCTACAGGATGGACATCCTGcgggaggctgtaccccaagatAGAGCAGACAGCAGCCGTGCAGCAGCTCCAGGCAAAAGATACAGCCAGCTTGTTCCCATATGTATTTTGTTGCCCGCTTGTTTGACTGTGTGACAGACAGAGAACTATCGGAGCTCAGTGCGTTATACCGCGATCTGCTTGCGGACCCGGGCATGCGTCTCATCCCCAGGAGCTCTGgctagcagagaagcagcaagggaCCAGTTAGTGTTTCCTTGGAAGTATAGGGAAGgctctgtggagcagggggagacagcaccCCAGCTCGCATCTCCCCTCTGGGAGTGGAAGTGAGAGGTATCAGGGAGACAGAGGGTCCGTGTTATGGATGAGCCAAGCGGGACCCAGTGGACTGATTGCCCGGTTGACCCTGGagttcagcagcccccccatcaGAGTCTTGATGGGGAGGGAAAGGTTAGACAGTGAGATCAGGAACACGCAGCAGTACTATAGGGATTTAGTGACTCGCTACAATATCCTGAGAGACCCCCTGACTAAGGTGACTGACTAGAGGGCATTGGTGCTGGCAGCCTGGGCCCCAGAGAATGGACCGGAATATCAAGAACTGCGGTCCATCATTGCTCCAGTCAGTAGCCCCAAGCCCCTGCAGCCTTTTGTGACCACAGTGGTCAGTGTCCCCAACCCCAAGGACAGATACCTCGGGTGGTTTACAAGTGTGTTGCTACAATGGATCAGTGCCCTGATGGACGTGGACCATGGAGGGGGCAAGGAATCCCACCATGCTGGAGGACTGTACCAGCGAGACTGACTCTGTCCTACCCCGACAGCCTCAACTTTTTTCAGGCTCAGAAAGCCACCGGAGATGGTGACTGTCCtggagccttcatcttgaggggggaggtgtgatggaagggggtaactaggctctaaaataaaggtcaagccagttTTGGTttcccctgctccgtgtataaggtTCCCAGacagttagctcttggacccaggaACAGTGTATAATCACATTGTATTTTGTGTAATAAAACcagtttttgtgtttttccctttccgggcatgccattaagcagggattgctagtgtatgagtttcaacgggggggtttgcggaggaaccgttggcagaatgtgcctaggagttTGAGGTCCGGAGTTACCGGGTCCCCAataaatgtacctgggaatcatgcctgattctcggacaCATGttggcacattgtcccagcaaaaCTAACCCTTGAAAATAAGTGCGACTCATCACtggggtaccctgcttcagcacaacccagaaaggtgaatgaggcacagggatatatATGTATTCCTGTAGTTGAGGGAATCCcaaggttaaggggggtaccccagctagtgcaaAGGTGACCCAccaccagtatagggtttgtgggttcCCAACCGTATTTTAAGGTTGGGGGGGGATCTgcgagtccaaactgagtcacaggTAAAGTAtgtggggaaataaggcagaCAGAAATAGAGACCCTTTTtaccttttctgttccctgtacctagAGACTCCAAACTTTGGGAGTCTAGGTCTAAGGTAGGGTTTTGGGGAGAAAATCAAGTCGTTTTGATTGCAGGAGGTCTGGCGGTGGCCCTATAATTCTCCCTGGCTTACTCGCACTATTTTCGGGTACCCGGAGTGAGTTACAATACAGTGTCTCTGAGACTCCTAGTTTTCAAGCTGCAAGATCCTCACCTAGTctcacacagctgaaggggctcCCGAGACTCcgtgtttattaaaatgtatttcagtgtGTTTTACATTTGGAatcgatgtccaaacaggcagcccgtgcaaacccataggcgccggtaggtctgctggacatcgaagttcaaagcagccagaggatgcccagaggtgcgAACAGCATTAGAGACTATTTCTAGTTTCTAAtgatgtttgcctttgcagctacagcatgacattgggcactattgctaagcctgctgtctacaagcgctcataaatccttctccatcaaggattcacctaatttatccccatttaattcgTAAATAGGCTGTTTATTcatgcttcccaaatgcataaacgtacatttatctgtattaaacctcatctgccatttacctgcccaagtttacagtctctccaagtccctctggagagaaattacatcctgctctgattctattaccttacacaatttagtatcatcagcaaagatagagactttgctctcgatgccaacctcaaggtcaattataaacaagttaaaaagcaagggtcccagtaccgatccctgaggtactccactcacgactttagcccaacctgaaaaagttcaatttatggcaaccctctgttgtctatccttcaaccagttttcaatccaggtgcatatattattactgagtccaatttcctttaATTTGGACACaaactcttgtgtggaaccgcatcaaaagcctttgcaaaatctaagtagaccacatcaactgcattaccctggtctaaattcctacttaccgcctcaaagaaacaaataaggttagtttggcacgatctatccttcataaatccatgctgactattactaataattttgttttccattaggtattcctgaatataatcctgtattaaaccttccagtagcttccccactattgacgtcagacttacaggtctgtaattccccggttgtgatctagctccctttttaaatataggcaccacatctgctttacgccaatcttgtggtactgagcctgtggaaatggagtccttgaatattaaatgtaatggtttggctattactgagcttaactccttgagaactcttggatgtatgccatcggggccaggtgccttatttactttatttttttcaagccgcctatgaacttcttcctcagttaaccaattgttcattaatatagaggttgtggcttcctcctgcggcactactattgaaattgattcttccctggtaaacacagatgtaaagaatttgtttaatacctctgccttttccttatctccaataatctgcctgcccatctgacactgaaagggtcctatattttcttttctaatgtttttgttattaaggtacttaaagaactttttagggttgatcttagtttctattgcaatccttttttcattatccatttttcctAATAAACAAGGAGCGTTAAATTATTGTCACTATGTCGTGTATATCTGAGGAATGTTTGCAGTTCTGTTTCCGTCTCTcttatctcttcccccccctacctccccccctgtTGCTTATCTCTGGCTAGTTCCTTTAACATGAGCGAAGCATTGGCTGCCATCAGTGAAAAGATATGCGTGGAAGTGAACAGCTGCCTTGTACAACATGGTTTCACGCCCTTACCAGCTGAGAAAGAGGCAGCGCTGAAAGGCCAAATACAGACAGCGGCGTCCCCTTCGAACCAAATATACCGACTAATAGGTAACTGTATACTTTTGGAATTAAACTGTTAGGCGTGATTGCAGCAGTGGTGCTAACCTCTCATCATTTTGGCATCTGGTTCAGGTTGTTAGAACCCACTGTGTATAGCGTAAGGGCACTGGGTAACTCAAGTTGGGGATATTGTAGCAATACAAAGATCATTAGTTGCATTTGTACTGCAGCGACCATCCTTGCAGAACAGGTCACCCAGTAGAGCGGTGGTTCAGAACAACAGCCCTGAAGCAGCCCTGTACGGGCCAAATactaaggatatcccggcttgtTGGGGGTGCTTGAGAATGGGAGTTGGTAACCTCTACACTAGAgccggggtgggcaactccagtcctgaagagccacccacaggtcaggttttcgctgcttcaacacaggtggcttaatcaaaggctcagtcatagactgattgaaccacttgtgctgaagcagggactgattgagccacctgtgctgaagaaggtatatcctgaaaacccgacctgttggatgccccttgaggactggatttgcctGCCCCTGCACTAGATGCTAAAA contains the following coding sequences:
- the TCP11L1 gene encoding T-complex protein 11-like protein 1 isoform X1; this translates as MITRSHVTRDVVRCGGGPPLSLQAAKSFSAWNRRIHKTMPLDPDKPHPQEGESSVPHRVSHGDISAISEESVRKRIRQNTPSPHRGNTPQSSPPRFVSVEEVMEAAKGVTNMALAHEIVVNGGFQIKPVELPEDSLEKRVREIVHKAFWDCLEAQFGEVPPVYDHAIILLGEIKEALFSFLLPGHTRLRNQISDVLDLDLIKQEAQNGVLNIPKLAEFTIGMMGTLCAPARDEEVKKLRDIKEPIPLFRAIFSVLDLMKLDMANFAVSSIRPHLMEQSVEYERKKFQDFFEKQPNCLEFVTTWLQEAADDLMTRRSKDGAPPDEEAGAASGSLCPASVLNQAYMKLLTWDHGRRPFPETVLMDQTRFQEMQLLLTQLTVLGTVLLIIHNSAGSALSGLPKFLDRMKTLIRILLEGMGTPSFNMSEALAAISEKICVEVNSCLVQHGFTPLPAEKEAALKGQIQTAASPSNQIYRLIDSRIQSFLLSYLSASNHKSLPVPPGGLLPIQRELEETAVKYVRLVSYNKMVFSPYYDSILSKTLNKQEPQP
- the TCP11L1 gene encoding T-complex protein 11-like protein 1 isoform X2; this translates as MPLDPDKPHPQEGESSVPHRVSHGDISAISEESVRKRIRQNTPSPHRGNTPQSSPPRFVSVEEVMEAAKGVTNMALAHEIVVNGGFQIKPVELPEDSLEKRVREIVHKAFWDCLEAQFGEVPPVYDHAIILLGEIKEALFSFLLPGHTRLRNQISDVLDLDLIKQEAQNGVLNIPKLAEFTIGMMGTLCAPARDEEVKKLRDIKEPIPLFRAIFSVLDLMKLDMANFAVSSIRPHLMEQSVEYERKKFQDFFEKQPNCLEFVTTWLQEAADDLMTRRSKDGAPPDEEAGAASGSLCPASVLNQAYMKLLTWDHGRRPFPETVLMDQTRFQEMQLLLTQLTVLGTVLLIIHNSAGSALSGLPKFLDRMKTLIRILLEGMGTPSFNMSEALAAISEKICVEVNSCLVQHGFTPLPAEKEAALKGQIQTAASPSNQIYRLIDSRIQSFLLSYLSASNHKSLPVPPGGLLPIQRELEETAVKYVRLVSYNKMVFSPYYDSILSKTLNKQEPQP